The Alicyclobacillus macrosporangiidus CPP55 genome segment GACCTCTGCGAGTGACACCCCTGTCTCCAGCGCCACCTGCTCCTTCGATTTGCCGGATTGCCAGGCTTCCAAGATGCGAAAGTAGCGTTCTGCGTCTCCATCGGTCATGCCAGGCGGATCGCCTGGTTGCGCCTTCTCGCGCGTTCCATTGACCGCGGCGGCGCCCTGCGCCGTCGACGTACTCCCGGCGGACCGGTTCGCCGCGAAAGGCACCTTCGATGCCATATTCCAGTCAGGAAATGCCTGCTGCAGCGCCGACAGTTGGTTTCGCACGTCCGCCAATTCTTCACGAAGCCGCGCCAGCTCCTCGCGGATCTCGTCGTTCATGCATTCCAACGCGACGGCGACATCCTCGCGGAGCCGCCTTCCGTCACCGGCCAGCTCACGGTGGATATCCTCCAGCACAGCCGCGATCCGCTCCGCTTCCTCGGCTGCGGCTCCGGCAACGGCCGAAGGCTGCGAGGTACCCCAGGCATGCTGCAGCCAACCGGGCATCCGCCAACTGCCCGCGGCGCGCCCCATCTTGCGCGAGAGCAGCCAGGCCCCCCCAGCCAGGAACACCAACACCATATAGACCCATGCGGTCTGCCCCATGTGGCCATGCCTCCTCGATGGATCAGATCTCATACGACGCGCCTCGGGCCGTGCGAATGGACAACCGGGAGGTGCAGACGTCGAACTCGATGGTCCGCCCCACCTGTCCGCCCGTATCTTGCGCGACGACCCGGATGCCGCAGGCCTGAAGCGCGGCGAGCACGGCTTCCACGTTGCGCGGCCCGACGCGCAGCAGGTCGCCGCGGATTGGGGCGAACATCTGAGCGCCCCCGGCCAGCTTGGCGCGTACGCGCCTGGGTTCACCGCCCAGCTCACAGAGGCGCTCCAGCAACCAAGGGACAGCGGTCGAGCCGTACTTCGCCGCGTTGACCGGGCCCGAGCTTGGAGGCGCGGGGAGCATCACGTGCGCCATTCCCGCAACACCCGCGACTTCGTCGTACAACACGACGCCCACGCATGATCCGAGCCCTGCTGTACGCAACCGCTGTCCACAGCGCACCACCGCCGCCTCGGCGATGCCCACCCGCACCACGTCCTCGCCCCGTTCAGCCATATGTCCACCCCAGCGCGGTGAACAAGGTCGGCACACAAGGCGGATCCGGGAGCAAGAACAGATGGCCGTCGACGTCCGCCCCGCCCTGATGGATGGAGGTGCGGATCACCACCGCGTAATCGGAGGTCTGGCCGGTGTCCGTCAGCACCGTGCCGAGAATGGCACCCGCCATGTCCACAGCGACCGCCGGGACCGATTGGATCAGCCGCAGGCCCGTCAGGGTGCTGACGGCGGTGACGTACGAACCCCCGAGGATATTGCCGGCCTCCGCCAGGGCGGACAACTCCATCTCCGAGAAGTCCTCCCCCGGAGCCTCAGCGGCGCGGCCGAACATGCGTTGAACCAACCGCTTCGCGCTCGGCACGGGCAGCAGAAACATCATGTCGCCCGTGACGTCCCCTTCGAGCCGCAGCAACACCGCCGCAGTGAGCACCTCGTCACCGCCGGCGATCGCCGGGATTTCCCGAAACGAGCAAACGCGGGTCTCCGTCACCGAGATGGAGACCCGGTCCTGGACCAGCACCGACAAGGCCGTCGCGGCGTGACCTGCGCCGACATTGCCGATCTCCGCCAGGAGCGCCAGCGTGCCATCCCCGGGCGTCAACCCCTCACTCATCCGGTCACACTCTTTTCCGCCTCGCGGAGCTGGCGTTCCTCTGCGTCCGACAACACCCGGGTGAGATTGAGCAGGATCAATACCCCGTCGCCCCGCCGGACGACACCGTGCAGATACTCCGCCTCCACTCCGCCCACCATAGCCGGAGGCGGTTCGACCGCAGACGCGTCGATGGACACGACATCGTCCACCGCGTCGACAATCAGACCGACGAGGAAGCGTTCTACCTGCACCACCACGATGCGCGTTTCCGCATCTGCCTCCGCCGGCGGAAAACCGAATCGCTGCCTCAAGTCGAGCACCGGCGTCACTACCCCGCGCAGGTTGACCACTCCCTTGATGAACGGCAGTGTCTTGGGCACGTGCGCAATCGGCAGCATGCGTTCGACCGACTGCACCTGCTCCACCGGCACGCCGTACTGCTCGTTCGCCACGGAAAACAGGATATATTGACGTTCCGACACCCGGATCGCTCTCCTTTCCGAATCCGTTCGGGCCACCCGCCGCGCTGTCCCTCGTCAGCGCCGGAGCGCCCCGTTCATCCATGTGTGCACATCGGCAATCAAGGCGATCCCGCCGTCCCCGAGGATCGCGGCCCCTGCGAACCAGGGGACCTGTGCCAGATACTCGCCGAGCGACTTATGTACGATCTCTCGCTGTCCCAGGAGGCGATCGACCGCAAAGGCCGTCCGCCGGCTCCCTTCCCGGCAGACCACCAACCACCGGCCGCCACCTTCCGTGCCCAAGAGCCACGTGCCCACGTCCACCAAGGGGACCAGTTTCCCGCGGTCGTCGAGGACCCGGCTTCCATGCACCGTTCGGACGTTCTGGGAGCTGGCGGCGACGACTTCCTCGACGGCGGTCAGCGGGATGGCGAAGATATGCCCAGCCGCCTCCACCAAGAGGGCCTCGAGCATCGCCAGGGTCAGTGGAAGGCGGATACGGAAAGTCGTCCCCTGACGCGGGACCGATTCGATCTCCACGCGTCCCCCCAGCGACTCCACCTTTTGGCGGACAGCGTCCAACCCGACACCGCGGCCCGAGATGTCGGAGACAGACTCCGCCGTGCTGAACCCGGAGGCAAACAGGAACTCATAGACCTGCTCGTCCGACAGCTGCGCAGCCTGGGCGGGGTCCGCCAACCCACGTTCGATGGCGCGGCGGCGCACGCGTTCCACGTCGATCCCGCGCCCGTCATCCGCGACCTCGATAAATACGTGCTGGCCCGACGCGTATGCGCGCAGCTGGATCACCCCGGCTTCCGGCTTGCCAGCGGCCAGCCGGTCTTCCGGTTTCTCCAGACCGTGGTCCGCGGAGTTGCGGATCAGGTGGACCAACACCTCCCCCATCTCGTCGATGATGGTCCGGTCGAACTCCGTCTCCAAGCCGGACATCTCGAGCCGGATCTCCTTGCCGAGGGTCTTCGCCAGGTCGCGGACCATCCGCGGAAAACGCTGGAACAGGTACTCGATCGGCACCATGCGCAGGGACATCACCGCCGCCTGCAATTCCCCAGCGATGCGGGCCACGTGGTCGCTCAACTCGCGAAGATCTGCCCGGTCGGCCGCCGCCGCGATGGCGCCCAAGCGGTTGCGGTCGATGACCAACTCGCTCAACAGGTTCATCAGCGTGTCCAACCGCTCCACCGGCACGCGGATGGTGCGATCCGCCCGTGCGGCGCCTGCCCGCGGCCGGCCCGCATCCGGCTTGGCCGCGGCTGCCTCTGGTCCGGGCGCGCCTCCCTCCACAGCCGCAGGCGTGCCGGTCACACCTGGGCCCGGCGCAACTGCGGACGCCGGCGTTTGACCGGATGATGCGGACGGTGCCACCACGGGTCCCGCCGCAGACGATGAGGTCTCCGGTGCCCCGGGGATCCACGGGTGGTAGTCCACGGACGCCACCTCAGGCATCTGGGCGATGGCCTCGAGGACCGGTTCGGGTTCGCCTTCAAACGCCATCAGAAACGCGATGGGTCCCGGAATGTCCCCCGCCTGCATCCGTTCCGCGTCGGGTTCACACTGGACACAGGTGCCCGCCTGCTCCAACTCCCGCATCACCAGCAGTGCGCGGGCCCCAGGCATCACGCACCCCGCGTCCAACGACACCGTCACCCAGCCCGTGGCCATCCCCGACGCCTGGCACGCCTCCAACACCCTGGCCGCGCTGTCGGATACCATCGGGTACGGGGCCGGTCCCTGCACGGCTGGGGACGGAGAAGCCGTCACTGCCACCTCCGCCGCGGCCGCACCCGTCAGCTCCGCGTACAGCCGGGTCAGGCGTCCGACCGTCTCCTCCGCCGCCACGCCGGCTTCGTCTCCCTCGTCCCGGATGCGCGCCAACAGAGCAGCGAGCACATCGAGGCTCGCGAACAAGGCGTCGACACACGCCCCGCTCACCCGTTCGGGGTGGTCGCGCAACACCCCCAACAGATCCTCCATCCGGTGGGTGACGGTCGCCATCGTCTGAAATCCCATCGTCGCCGACATGCCCTTCAGCGTGTGCGCAGCCCGAAACATGGCCGCGAAATCGCCGTCCGCTGCAGCTCCCTGCTCGACGCGCAGGCACAGTTCATTTAGAATCTGAAGGTTTTCTTCGGATTCATCCAAGAATGCCTGAAGGTACTGGAGATTTTCCACATCATGCACTTCCTTGTCAGACTTTGCGAAGCAAGGGCAACTGCCTCATGCGCTGTGGCCCGTCTCCTCCTGCCCGTGGCGCAGGCGCTCCCACACCCGGATCAGGAAGCCGGACAGTCCGCCTCGCTGAGGAGCGGGATCGATCCGCAGGTAATTGTGTACCAACTGCTGGTAACACCGTGCGGCCGCGGACTGCGGGAAGGCGGTCATGAGCGCCGTCTGTTGCATCACCGCATGCGGTACGGCGTCGTCTTCCAACACGTATCCCAGCACGCCCACCGGTGCGTCGAGAAACCGATCCGCAACCAGCCGCAACTTCTCGGCGGTCAACCGCCCTTGAACGAATGACTCCGCCCGGTTGACGACCAGCCGTACAGGCGGCAACGCCCCCCGCAGCGTCAGCAGTTTCAGCAGGGCATACGCGTCCGCCAGCGCGGTCGGTTCCGGAGTGGTGATCACAATCAGGTCGTCCACCGCCGACAGGAGCCGTTCAAAGTTCGGTCCCATGCCC includes the following:
- a CDS encoding chemotaxis protein CheW codes for the protein MSERQYILFSVANEQYGVPVEQVQSVERMLPIAHVPKTLPFIKGVVNLRGVVTPVLDLRQRFGFPPAEADAETRIVVVQVERFLVGLIVDAVDDVVSIDASAVEPPPAMVGGVEAEYLHGVVRRGDGVLILLNLTRVLSDAEERQLREAEKSVTG
- a CDS encoding chemotaxis protein CheD: MAERGEDVVRVGIAEAAVVRCGQRLRTAGLGSCVGVVLYDEVAGVAGMAHVMLPAPPSSGPVNAAKYGSTAVPWLLERLCELGGEPRRVRAKLAGGAQMFAPIRGDLLRVGPRNVEAVLAALQACGIRVVAQDTGGQVGRTIEFDVCTSRLSIRTARGASYEI
- a CDS encoding chemotaxis protein CheC; this encodes MSEGLTPGDGTLALLAEIGNVGAGHAATALSVLVQDRVSISVTETRVCSFREIPAIAGGDEVLTAAVLLRLEGDVTGDMMFLLPVPSAKRLVQRMFGRAAEAPGEDFSEMELSALAEAGNILGGSYVTAVSTLTGLRLIQSVPAVAVDMAGAILGTVLTDTGQTSDYAVVIRTSIHQGGADVDGHLFLLPDPPCVPTLFTALGWTYG
- a CDS encoding chemotaxis protein CheA — its product is MENLQYLQAFLDESEENLQILNELCLRVEQGAAADGDFAAMFRAAHTLKGMSATMGFQTMATVTHRMEDLLGVLRDHPERVSGACVDALFASLDVLAALLARIRDEGDEAGVAAEETVGRLTRLYAELTGAAAAEVAVTASPSPAVQGPAPYPMVSDSAARVLEACQASGMATGWVTVSLDAGCVMPGARALLVMRELEQAGTCVQCEPDAERMQAGDIPGPIAFLMAFEGEPEPVLEAIAQMPEVASVDYHPWIPGAPETSSSAAGPVVAPSASSGQTPASAVAPGPGVTGTPAAVEGGAPGPEAAAAKPDAGRPRAGAARADRTIRVPVERLDTLMNLLSELVIDRNRLGAIAAAADRADLRELSDHVARIAGELQAAVMSLRMVPIEYLFQRFPRMVRDLAKTLGKEIRLEMSGLETEFDRTIIDEMGEVLVHLIRNSADHGLEKPEDRLAAGKPEAGVIQLRAYASGQHVFIEVADDGRGIDVERVRRRAIERGLADPAQAAQLSDEQVYEFLFASGFSTAESVSDISGRGVGLDAVRQKVESLGGRVEIESVPRQGTTFRIRLPLTLAMLEALLVEAAGHIFAIPLTAVEEVVAASSQNVRTVHGSRVLDDRGKLVPLVDVGTWLLGTEGGGRWLVVCREGSRRTAFAVDRLLGQREIVHKSLGEYLAQVPWFAGAAILGDGGIALIADVHTWMNGALRR
- a CDS encoding MinD/ParA family protein; this encodes MLEPGGPKRAWERNPGQDATPHPQSVVAVASGKGGVGKTHFCVNFALGLMQHHIRPIVIDADVGFADVEVMLGVRPKRTLVDVLEGLSVLEAIEYAPGGLPFLSAGSGLVDLHDLTGDQMARLVGQVSLLQERFDIVLMDCGSGMGPNFERLLSAVDDLIVITTPEPTALADAYALLKLLTLRGALPPVRLVVNRAESFVQGRLTAEKLRLVADRFLDAPVGVLGYVLEDDAVPHAVMQQTALMTAFPQSAAARCYQQLVHNYLRIDPAPQRGGLSGFLIRVWERLRHGQEETGHSA